GCGCCCAGACGATTGCATTTGATGATTACATCACTTACAAGGGCGAAACCGGTGCCAAGGAAGCAGGCAAGATGCGCGCCGAGGGCAAGGAATATGTGGTCAAGGATGGTGATGTGCTGAACTTCTTGTTTAACGTCTAAATAAGGTCTAAAAGAATCTGGTCAGCATCAGAAAATCCCACAAAAAGCCGCGACATTCGCGGCTTTTGCGCTTACTTTATTGCCCTTGTGTCTGAGATGTAATATTTTAAGTGCTTCGCTGCCCAGCAGCATTCATCACTTCGCGGAGAGAATTTGCCTGATAAATATCCATGCCCCGCCACTTATGCGAGCAAGACATGAATCTTGATGTCCGTACCATCATGCTGATGTGGAGTTGTATTAATCTGCTTGGTGCGGGCATGATGGCGCTCATCAGTTTTCATGCTGACAACGTCAGAGGCGCACGTCAATGGGCACTGGGGCATTGTTGCATGGGCTTAGGTATTTTTACCAGTACCCTGATGTCTCCTGAATGGCCTTTGTTGATTATTGCCAGCGTACCTTTCATCGCGGGTTGTGGCTTTGGTCTTCTCTTTAACGGAATCGAAGCTTTTAAGGGAAAGCGCTGTCATTACTGGGTTCCGGTATGGATAGGCGGACAAATGATGCTGCAAAGCCTGTGGCTGGGCATCGTGCATGACAATGTGCGCATGGTAGTCACCGCCAACTCCCTGCTGGTCAGTGCCATATTCGCTGCCTGTGCGCTGAGTCTGATCGTCAAAGCCACGCAGCCATTAAAAACCGCTTACAACCTCGCCGCAGCGTCCTTTTCATTTATTGCCTTAGTGAGTTTTCTCAGGGCTTTGAATATCCTGCTTAAACCGGCTGAAGAGATTTCCTTGTTTGCACAGGGTAATGTCAATCCGGTGCTCATTGTGCTCGGTGGCTTGTCACAACTATCCATCTCGCTGGCACTAGTTCTACTAATCACTTTCCGGCTGGTCAGTGATTTACGCGAGCAAGCCTCGCATGACAGCCTGACAGGACTGTTGAACCGTCGTAGTTTCGAAGATGAGTCAAAGCGCTTGCTGGCGCGTGCTACCCGGACTGGTGAGACTTTGTCTGTCATCATGATTGATGTTGATTACTTCAAGCGTATCAATGATGTACATGGTCACCAGGCGGGTGATGAAGTATTGCGCCGTCTGGCAGCGCTGTTGCAGTCTGTGGTTCGCAGTGAAGATTGCCTGGCCCGTTATGGCGGGGAAGAGTTTTGTGTTTTACTCACTGGTACTGGCGAACAAGGCGCCGCGCAATTGGCTGAGCGTGTGCGTTCGCTGTATGCTGAATTACAGATAAGCTGGAAAAACGAGGCACTGCAAAGCACTCTGAGTGCTGGCATTGCCGATTCTTTAGGTATTGGCATGAATTTGGCTGCACTGGTAGAGGCCGCAGACCAGGCATTATACCGGGCAAAAAATGCTGGTCGTAACTGCATAGCCTTGTATTCGACAGGCAGTTAAATGCCCTTGTTTAAGGCATGAGTTCGCTGGTTGTTTGAACGGAGAGACAGATTATCCCGGGCATGAAATTCAAGTTGAATGTGCTGCAACTGAATGCGGGCGAAATCCTGATGAGTCGCTTGTGGCAATCCCGGTATATTGCCGGATTAATGAATTTAATTGATATCAGACTATCGATCTGGCGCTAAGTCAGGCGCAAACAATTGAAAATCGGTCGCGAGTAAAAAAACAATTTTATGTGCTGTCGCGTTCGACGATGGAAAAACCTATATCCCTGACCTTGTCTGTTACAGGAATACCATTGACGCGGTCAATGATGAAGCGTGCCGCCAAATTGCCTATAGTCGTACCGTCTATGCGTACACTGGTCAGTGGTGGATCAAGGTCTTTTGAAAATTTCTGGTCACCCAAGCCGATAACTGCCAGTTGTTCAGGTATGGCAATGCCCATCGCGTGGGCTTCTATGATGACACCCAGGGCCATCATGTCCGAACTGCAAAAAATCGCATCGATAGCGGGATCATTCTCCAGCAGGCTACGCAGGCCACTGCGCCCACTCCCTAAGGTAGTCGGGGCTTTAACGATGCATGTAGCAACTTCAGTCGCACCTACCCGCCCCATCCCCATCCCCAAAGCCGCATCAGAAAACGCCTTGTTGCGACGCGCTGCGCGTTCATCATTGGCACTGATGGTGGCCACGCGCTGACGCCCGCGGCTATGCAGATATTTCGCCACTGCCTCACCAATTTTTTCGTGTGAAAAACCAACCAGCATATCTATTGGAGTAGGTGTCAAATCCCAGGTCTCCACTACCGGGATACCGCTGGCAAGCAAACGTTTACGGCCCAATTCTGAACGCATGATGCCGGTCAGGATGACACCATCTGGACGACGTCCTATGATGGCCTCAAGCAAAACATCTTCCCTTGAATTTTCATATCCTGCCTGGCCCAGCATCAATTGATAGCCTTCGTCTGCCAGTGATTTGGTGAGCGACTGCACCATCTCCAAAAATACTGAGCCGGTTATGGTCGGCACAACAGCCGCAACGAGTCGGCTTTTTTTTGACGCCAGGCCACCTGCCAGCAAATTGGGAACATAGCCAGTACGCTCAACCGCTTCACGTACACGTGCCCGAACTGCTGGAGATACAGCATCAGGGGTATTCAAAGCCCGTGAAGCAGTAATCGGCGCAACATTGGCAAGTTTTGCCACATCGCGCAAAGTAAAGCCACCGCTGGAGCGACGACTACGACGCACTGTGTCAGCCGGAAGCAGGTCCGTTTCAAGCTCTTCAGTTGCAGTATCAAGTTTGGCTGTCGTGGTCTTGGATTGCTTGTTTTTCATTCATAAATTATAGCATTGCACATTCAGTCAACCATATGCCAACTGCGACGCCCTTGTTGTCGTTGTTACTGAATTTGCCCGGTTTAAATCAAAAAACCCGAATGCAATGCAATCCGGGTTTTGTCATACAAGGCTAGAAATTCTGAATTTATCCAACTGCGCGTTGGCGCCCTGCCATATGTGAACTGTAGACATCGCCTTTGCTTAAGAGCGTACCTGCTTCAACTGCAACTATCCAACTGTCTGTACTGGCAACCGCAGCAAAATTGGAATGGAAGACGACACTGAAGGCACGATGGATTTCTTCTGCACTGGCATAACCGGCAGCATTTTCATAAGGCAGTGAACCTGTTGCATCACTCAGGGTTTCGACCTGATAACCAAGATGCGCTGCTTCCAAGATGGTGCTGGCATTGCAGTTGTGTGTCATGTAGCCGACTACACTCAGTGTATTGATCTCATTCTTTTTCAGCCAGGCAGCGGCATCGGTGCCAGTAAAAACACTGGCCATGTTTTTTTCTATACGGTGATCAGCGTGACGGCTGGCAACCACGTCATGCAACTCCCAGGTTTTGGAACCACGCGCAAAGATGGGTGAAGTTTCTGGCGCGGAGTGCTGCACCACCAGGACAGGAATACCCGCAGCCTTGGCCACATCCATCGCCCGGCCTATATTTTGCAGGGATACTTGTGGGTCAGGGTAGCTGATTTGCATATTGCCGGTGAAATATTCATTTTGTACATCAATAACGATCAGGGCGCGTTTTACAGGGTTGCTGGCAGTCATGGCATTTCCTTTTGAGGTAAATTCAAGATAGATTCAAGTTTGATTGAATAAAACAGCAGCGCTGTTCATGGGATGTATTTTCAGCCATGCAGGCTCAGAATATAAGTGACCCGATTGCCAATATTCGATACAATCAGGCCATGCTCACATCTACCTCTGATTGCAAGATCAATATCGCGGTGCTGGCCTTTGATGGCATCAGCCCTTTCCATTTGTCTGTTCCCTGCATGGTATTTGGCGAGCATCATGGCGGGCTGGACATGCCCTTGTTCGATCTCAAGGTCTGTCTGGCGCTGCCAGGCAGGACACAGGCTGAAGTGCGCACCAGTGCTGGCTTTGGCATTCATGTGCGGCATGGCCTGCCTGCACTGGGCAAGGCCGACATGGTAGTCATCCCCTCCTGGCATGATGACTTGCGCCCTGCCCCGCCGGCACTGCTGCAGACACTGCGCCATGCACATGCACGGGGTGCACGCATCATAGGTTTATGTCTGGGGGCCTTTGTGCTGGCCGAAGCTGGCTTGCTCGACAAGCGCAGTGCCACCACGCATTGGGCTTTGAGCAAGGCTTTTTCTGAACGCTATCCGAATATCAGCCTGGACCCGAATGTGCTGTATGTCGATCATGGTGATGTTGTCACCTCAGCTGGCACTGCTGCGGGCATAGATTGCTGCCTGCATGTGCTGCGCAGTACCTATGGTGCTGATGTGGCGGCCCATGTTGCCCGGCGTCTTGTGGTAGCACCGCACAGGCAGGGTGGGCAGGCGCAATACATAGAACAACCGGTGCCTGTGCTGGCCACCGATGACCGCCTGGCCAAAGTGCTGGAATGGATGCTGGCTCATCTGGCAGAACCGCAGCAGCTCGATCAACTGGCGCAAAGAGCCTTGATGAGCAGGCGCAGCTTTACCCGCCACTTCCAGCAACAGACCGGCACGACCGTGGGTAAATGGTTATTGAACCAAAGACTGGCGCTAGCCCAGCGTCAGCTAGAAACCAGCAAGCGGTCGATTGATGACATCGCTGCTGATACCGGATTTGGCACAGGACTATTGCTGCGCCGTTATTTCGCCCGTGAATTTGGCCTTTCCCCTTCAGCCTACCGGCATGCTTTCCAAGGGAATGAACGGTAGCCAGACGTCATCAAAAGCATGGGCTTGTGAAGCAACTGGCATGGAATATGCCTGAAACATCAGCATAAATAGAGCTTAGCCATTAAAATAGCCAGAACTCATTTCATAATCAGGAGAGATGCATTCCAGCATATTTCCCGGCTAACTTAATTGCATCAAGACCATGCCCAGCATATTGTCCCTTAGCATTTACCCCATCAAGTCCTGCGCCGGTATCGCGCTGGAGGCGGCCACGCTGACTGAAACCGGCCTCAGTTTTGGAGGCATACATGACAGGGAATGGATGCTGGTCAACCAGCAAGGACAATTCCTGACGCAAAGAGAATTCCCGAAGATGGCTTTGATACGGCCAGAAATCCGTAGTGACGGGCTCTACATCCACGCACCCGGCATGCCTGTGCTGTCCCTGAATCCGCAAGAAGATACCAGCACCACTTCAGTCACGATCTGGGAAGAAAATTTCCCCGCCCTTGATTGCGGTCAGGCCATGGCAGACTGGTTCAGCAAGGCGCTGGATACGCCCTGTCGACTGGTGCGTAGCACGCCACAGACGCAGCGCTATGCGAGTCAGAAATGGACAGGCGACAAACTGGTCGCTACCCGCTTCTCTGATGGCTATCCCATCTTGCTGACGGCATCTGCTTCTCTGGATGACCTCAATCAGAAACTCGAAAAACAGGGTCGCAGTGCGCTGCCCATGAATCGCTTTCGCGCGAATATCGTGCTGGATGGCATAGAAGCTTTTGAAGAAGACTATGCAGAGAATTTTGAGATCGGCAGCCTGATACAACTGCGCCCGGTAAAGCCGTGCCCGCGCTGCCCCATGCCATCAATAGACCAGAGTACAGGTGAGTTTGGTCCTGACCCTATGGATATCCTGCAGACCTACCGCGCCAATCCCCTGGTTGATGGCGGCATCACCTTTGGCATGAATGTTATTGTCGAACAGGGCGTAGGGCAATTGCTGCGTGTCGGTGATGCCATCAATATGAATATCGCCTTCTAATTACAGACCAATATGGAAAGCATGATGCCAGCGCATACCGATGCAGAGCCAGATGAAGCCCC
This is a stretch of genomic DNA from Undibacterium sp. KW1. It encodes these proteins:
- a CDS encoding GGDEF domain-containing protein → MPRHLCEQDMNLDVRTIMLMWSCINLLGAGMMALISFHADNVRGARQWALGHCCMGLGIFTSTLMSPEWPLLIIASVPFIAGCGFGLLFNGIEAFKGKRCHYWVPVWIGGQMMLQSLWLGIVHDNVRMVVTANSLLVSAIFAACALSLIVKATQPLKTAYNLAAASFSFIALVSFLRALNILLKPAEEISLFAQGNVNPVLIVLGGLSQLSISLALVLLITFRLVSDLREQASHDSLTGLLNRRSFEDESKRLLARATRTGETLSVIMIDVDYFKRINDVHGHQAGDEVLRRLAALLQSVVRSEDCLARYGGEEFCVLLTGTGEQGAAQLAERVRSLYAELQISWKNEALQSTLSAGIADSLGIGMNLAALVEAADQALYRAKNAGRNCIALYSTGS
- a CDS encoding LacI family DNA-binding transcriptional regulator → MKNKQSKTTTAKLDTATEELETDLLPADTVRRSRRSSGGFTLRDVAKLANVAPITASRALNTPDAVSPAVRARVREAVERTGYVPNLLAGGLASKKSRLVAAVVPTITGSVFLEMVQSLTKSLADEGYQLMLGQAGYENSREDVLLEAIIGRRPDGVILTGIMRSELGRKRLLASGIPVVETWDLTPTPIDMLVGFSHEKIGEAVAKYLHSRGRQRVATISANDERAARRNKAFSDAALGMGMGRVGATEVATCIVKAPTTLGSGRSGLRSLLENDPAIDAIFCSSDMMALGVIIEAHAMGIAIPEQLAVIGLGDQKFSKDLDPPLTSVRIDGTTIGNLAARFIIDRVNGIPVTDKVRDIGFSIVERDST
- a CDS encoding cysteine hydrolase family protein, which codes for MTASNPVKRALIVIDVQNEYFTGNMQISYPDPQVSLQNIGRAMDVAKAAGIPVLVVQHSAPETSPIFARGSKTWELHDVVASRHADHRIEKNMASVFTGTDAAAWLKKNEINTLSVVGYMTHNCNASTILEAAHLGYQVETLSDATGSLPYENAAGYASAEEIHRAFSVVFHSNFAAVASTDSWIVAVEAGTLLSKGDVYSSHMAGRQRAVG
- a CDS encoding GlxA family transcriptional regulator gives rise to the protein MLTSTSDCKINIAVLAFDGISPFHLSVPCMVFGEHHGGLDMPLFDLKVCLALPGRTQAEVRTSAGFGIHVRHGLPALGKADMVVIPSWHDDLRPAPPALLQTLRHAHARGARIIGLCLGAFVLAEAGLLDKRSATTHWALSKAFSERYPNISLDPNVLYVDHGDVVTSAGTAAGIDCCLHVLRSTYGADVAAHVARRLVVAPHRQGGQAQYIEQPVPVLATDDRLAKVLEWMLAHLAEPQQLDQLAQRALMSRRSFTRHFQQQTGTTVGKWLLNQRLALAQRQLETSKRSIDDIAADTGFGTGLLLRRYFAREFGLSPSAYRHAFQGNER
- a CDS encoding MOSC domain-containing protein, with protein sequence MPSILSLSIYPIKSCAGIALEAATLTETGLSFGGIHDREWMLVNQQGQFLTQREFPKMALIRPEIRSDGLYIHAPGMPVLSLNPQEDTSTTSVTIWEENFPALDCGQAMADWFSKALDTPCRLVRSTPQTQRYASQKWTGDKLVATRFSDGYPILLTASASLDDLNQKLEKQGRSALPMNRFRANIVLDGIEAFEEDYAENFEIGSLIQLRPVKPCPRCPMPSIDQSTGEFGPDPMDILQTYRANPLVDGGITFGMNVIVEQGVGQLLRVGDAINMNIAF